Within Kutzneria chonburiensis, the genomic segment GATGTGCCCATCGCCCTTGAGCAGGGTGATCCCCCGGTCGGCGAGAACCTGTGCGGCGCCGGGATATCCGTAGTCCTCGACGGCCGGCGACCGGCCGGTGTCGGCGGCCGCCGTCGGCACGGCCGCGGCGCCGCACAGCGCCATCGCGCCGAACACCGTGAGCAGACGGGGAATTCTTCGCATGACAGATCGCTTTCTCTGTGGAGCTCAATGGTTTACGGATGGTCATTGCTCGTGCGGCCGCAGGTAGACGGACTCGCCCGGGATCGAATGCCGGAACGTGTTCCGGTTGTCCTTGATGACCTGGAGGATGATGTTCGGGTCGTTCAGGTCGGCCGGATCGGGGTGCTGGGCGAACATCCGGGCGCCGGCCCGGATGGCGGCTTCCTTGTCCGGGCCCCAGTGGTTGCCGGGCGAGATGTCGTGGTACAGCTTGCCCGCGCCGACGAGGACCTCCTCGCTGAGCCCGCAGGACGCGCCCACGTAGCCGTAGTGCAGGTTGGACCAGAAGTCGAAGTTGATTTCCTCGTCGGTGCCGGGGATCGGGAAGTACGGCTCGTCGGTGTCGATGCCGTTGCCCTCAAGGATTTTCAGCAACCGTCCCTTGTGGTCCCACGGGCCGTCGGTCCTGACCTGCTGCGCGAACAACGCGAGCCCCCCGGCCAGGTCGGCCGGGTTGCACGTGCTCAACGACTGGCACTGGGAGATCCCGAGGCGGATGGCCTTGCCCATGGGGCTGTTGGGGTTGTTGACCATCTCACCCTGCATGAACTGCATGGCCATGTCCCACGCCTGGTTGTCCGGGATGCGCTTGTCCGGCGGCACACACGTGGGCGGGCAGTCGAGTCCGCCGTTGACGCCGGGTGCTGGCGGGGCGTCCTCGCGGCCGGTCACCTCCCGCCGGGCGGCCTTGGCCACGGCCTGGAACGCAGCCTGCGCCGCCTGCGCGGCTTCATCGGCCGATTTCTGTGCGGCGTCGGCATCCTGACGCGCCTGCGCGGCGGCGGCCGCTGCCTCGGCGGCGTAACCGGCGGCCTGCGCGGCCGAAACCTTGGCCGCGGCAGCGGATTTGTCGGCGTCGGCGGCTGCGGCCTGCGCGGTCTGAGCCGCCGTGGCGGCCTGCCGGGCCGATGCCGAGGCCTGGTCGGCCGAGTTCTGCGCGGCCGTGGCGGACTGGGCCGCCGCGGTCGCGGCGTCGTGCGCGGCGGATGCGGCGTTGGCGGCGTCCGTACGGGCCTGGTCGGCGGCCGCCGCGTCCCCACGGGCGTTGGCGGCGTAGACAGCCGCCTGGGCCGCCTGGCTCTTGGCGTTGGCCGCGGTCTCGGCGGCGTCGGCCAGGTAGCCGTCGATCTGCGCGTTGTGCACGGCCGCGTCGGCGTCCCGCTGGGCCGCCTTGTACTGGTCGACCTGGAGGAATTGCTTCACGTACGACCACGGGCCGGAAAGCGCGGCGTTGGCCGCGGCCTTGACCTCGGGGCCGCCGTTGGTGACCAACACCTGGGTGGCCACACGGTCGTCGTCCTCGGCGGCCCGGTACCGGCCGGTGGCCAGGAACGCCTGGATGTCATCCGCAGTACCGTTGAGCGCCTTGTTCGCGGCGGCCTTGGTCGCCGGTCCACCGGTGTTGAGGATCTTCTGCACTGCGATCCGGTCGTCGTCGACCTTGCCCGGATACGCCCGCGTGCGCAGGAATTCCTTGACCTGGTTGTAGGTTCCGGCCAGCGCGGCCAGTGCAGCGGTGCGCTGGGCGGGAATCGTGGTGGTGTCGGCAATCGTCGTGACGCTGGCCCGGTCGTCCTCCTCGACGGCGGCCGAGAGTCCAGTGTGGACGAACGCGGCGACGCCGGCATCGGTGTCGGACAACGCGGTCAACGCGGTTGACTTCACCCACGGGCCACCGGTGTGCCAGAGGCGGGCGGCCACCTTGCGGCCGTCGGCAATGACGGTCGCGACAGGGGTTCCGGTGGCCTGCGCCTCGGCCAGCAGCCGCTGCTCTTCGGCGTCGAGCTGGGCGGCCTGACCGGCCTGCCACACGATGGCGGCCTGCTTGTCCCGTTCGGCCTGCGCGGCGTCGGCGGCGTCCTGCATGCCCTTGTTCTGTTGCGCGGTAAGGCGTTCCGCGTCGGCCGCCCGGGCGGTCGCGGCGGTGGACTTGGCCTGGTCGGCTGCGGCCTGCGCCTCCTCGGCAGCGGTCTTGGCCGCATCGGCGTCGGCCTTGGCCTCGTCGGCCGCGTGATCGGCGTCGTAGGCGGCGTCGGCCGCGGCCTGGGCAGCTTGCGCGGCAGCGTCGGCGTGCGCCGCGGCCGCATTCGCAGCGTCCTTGGCCTGGTTCGCGGCGGCCTGGGCCTGAGCGGCGATGGACCGGGCGGCATTCGCGGCGCGAGTGGCCTCCCCGGCGTAGGAACGGGCCCGGTCGGCGGCCCGCTTGGCTTCCTGGGCACTGGCGTTGGAGCTGTCCGACCACCGGGCGGCGGAGTCGGAATACCCGCCGGCCAACGCCGCGTCGTTCGCCGTGGCGGCGGCCTCGGACGCGGCCTGGATCGCGAAGTCGAGCGCGTTCAGCGCATCGCCGAGGGCGGAAACCGCGCCACGGGCACCGTTCGCGGCGGCGGTGGCGTTCGCCGCCGCCTGTCGTGCGGCGTCCCGGATGCCCGCGGTGTTCCCGGCGTCGAGGTGGGCCGCCGCGGCGGCATTGCGGGCCTTGGCGGCGGCCTGGCCGGCCATCGACGCCGCCCATGCGGCCTGCTGCGCCGCGGCGGACGCGGTCCGTGCGGCGGAAACGGCTGCTGTGGCGGCACTGATCGCGGTCTGGGCGGCGGACGCCGCGGCGTTCGCCGCACTGGCCGCACGGCTGGCCGCATCGGCGGCCTGGCCGGCGGACGCCTTGGCGGCTTCGGCTTCCTCGGACGCGCGCTTGGCCGCATCCTTCGCCGCCTGTGCGGCGGCCGCGGCACGGTCGGCCGCATCCTTGGCGGCGGCGGTCTGCTCGGTCGCCCGCTGCCCGGCCGCGTGGGCCAAGTTGACCAGCTGCGAGATGCTGAGCGTCTCCTGGTCCCGCTGCGACGCGACCTGCCAGCCGGTCTCGAGGAAGTAGCGGACGTCGTCCGGCGTGCCGTTCAACGCGGCGTTGGCCGCCTTGCGAACCTCAGGGCCGCCGTTGTTGAGCAAGATCTGCGCGGCAATCCGGTCATCGGTGACCTGGGCCTGCTGCACGCCGACCCCGTTGAAGACCTCGATGTCCTGGATGGTGCCGCTGAGCGCCTTGTTGGCGGCGGCCTTCACCGCCGGCCCGGTGGCCGCGGCCAGCAGCTGGCTCGCCTTGACGCGCTGGTCGGTCTGCCACGGCTGGGTCCAGCCGGTGTCGAGGAACGTGCTCAGGTCCGCCGGCGTGCCGGACAGCGCCTGGTTGGCGGCGTTGCGGGTGGCCGGGCCGCCGCCGTTGAGCAGCCGCTGCACCGCGATCCGGTCGTCGGCGGTCCGGCATTGGGCCAGAATCGTCGTCAGGAACGCGTGGACGTCGTCGTCGGTGCCGGCCAGCGCGGTCTCCGCGGCGGCGGCCACCGCCGGGCCGCCGGACGTGAGCAGCGCGGCGACCTGCGCCCGTTCGCTCGGCGGCGGGGCCGTGTCGGCATTGGCCGGCGCGGTCATCGCGCCGGCGGTGATCGCGGCCACGCTCAACATGGCCGTGGTCTTTACCCACAGCAGTCTCAACGCACTGTCCCCCCTGGTCGGCCAGCACACGTCAACCGCACCATAGGGACGATCACGTTGCGCCGCACCATGTTTCGACCAGGTTCGAAGAATGCGGCGAGCTATTCGATCCAGGTTGGACCACCGGTTACCGAGTGACCGTCAAAAAAAAACGCCGCGCGGTATCGCGCGGCGTCCGGAGGGTCTACGGTCGGTCAGAACTCGTCGGACTGGGTGAGCTCCTGCTCAAGGGTGTCGGCGCGGGCAACGAGCAGCTCCAGCGGCCGGGCGAATTCGTCGAGCACGCTCAAATCCTCGAGCGGGGCGGCGTACTTGAGCAGGGCGACGCCGTCCACCACGGCCGCGCCGCCGACGGTCGCCTCCC encodes:
- a CDS encoding polymorphic toxin type 44 domain-containing protein, with the protein product MRLLWVKTTAMLSVAAITAGAMTAPANADTAPPPSERAQVAALLTSGGPAVAAAAETALAGTDDDVHAFLTTILAQCRTADDRIAVQRLLNGGGPATRNAANQALSGTPADLSTFLDTGWTQPWQTDQRVKASQLLAAATGPAVKAAANKALSGTIQDIEVFNGVGVQQAQVTDDRIAAQILLNNGGPEVRKAANAALNGTPDDVRYFLETGWQVASQRDQETLSISQLVNLAHAAGQRATEQTAAAKDAADRAAAAAQAAKDAAKRASEEAEAAKASAGQAADAASRAASAANAAASAAQTAISAATAAVSAARTASAAAQQAAWAASMAGQAAAKARNAAAAAHLDAGNTAGIRDAARQAAANATAAANGARGAVSALGDALNALDFAIQAASEAAATANDAALAGGYSDSAARWSDSSNASAQEAKRAADRARSYAGEATRAANAARSIAAQAQAAANQAKDAANAAAAHADAAAQAAQAAADAAYDADHAADEAKADADAAKTAAEEAQAAADQAKSTAATARAADAERLTAQQNKGMQDAADAAQAERDKQAAIVWQAGQAAQLDAEEQRLLAEAQATGTPVATVIADGRKVAARLWHTGGPWVKSTALTALSDTDAGVAAFVHTGLSAAVEEDDRASVTTIADTTTIPAQRTAALAALAGTYNQVKEFLRTRAYPGKVDDDRIAVQKILNTGGPATKAAANKALNGTADDIQAFLATGRYRAAEDDDRVATQVLVTNGGPEVKAAANAALSGPWSYVKQFLQVDQYKAAQRDADAAVHNAQIDGYLADAAETAANAKSQAAQAAVYAANARGDAAAADQARTDAANAASAAHDAATAAAQSATAAQNSADQASASARQAATAAQTAQAAAADADKSAAAAKVSAAQAAGYAAEAAAAAAQARQDADAAQKSADEAAQAAQAAFQAVAKAARREVTGREDAPPAPGVNGGLDCPPTCVPPDKRIPDNQAWDMAMQFMQGEMVNNPNSPMGKAIRLGISQCQSLSTCNPADLAGGLALFAQQVRTDGPWDHKGRLLKILEGNGIDTDEPYFPIPGTDEEINFDFWSNLHYGYVGASCGLSEEVLVGAGKLYHDISPGNHWGPDKEAAIRAGARMFAQHPDPADLNDPNIILQVIKDNRNTFRHSIPGESVYLRPHEQ